Part of the Mycobacteriales bacterium genome, GATCGGGCAGTACGACCTGTTCGGCTCGATGGGCGAGCCCGACGACGGCAGCGGGCCCGGCTCGGTTTTCGAGGTCGCGATCCCGATGGGGGAGTGGGACAAGACCCTGCTGCTCGCCTACGAGCGCGAGATGCTCGGCCTCTACGTCTCGGACCACCCGCTGTTCGGCGTCGAGCACGTCATCGCCGCCGCGGTCGACTGCCCGGTGTCGGCGCTGCAGGACCGCGACGACGGCTCGACCGTCGTGCTCGGCGGCATCCTGTCCTCGGTCACCCGCAAGATGACCAAGAAGGGCGACGCCTGGGCGCTCGTCGTGCTCGAGGACCTCGAGGGCGCGGTGGAGTGCATGTTCTTCCCGCAGAGCTACCAGGCCGCCGCGGTCCAGCTCGTCGAGGACGCCGTCGTGCTCGTGCGCGGCCGGGTCGACAAGCGCGACGACGTCCCGAAGATCATCGCCAACGAGGTCATCGTCCCGGACCTCTCGACCGGCCCGCGTGGTCCCGTCGTCGTGTCCCTGCCGACGCAGCGCTGTACCCCGCCGGTGGTCGAGCGGTTCAAGGACGTCCTCGCCTCGCACCCCGGCACGACCGAGGTGCACCTGCAGCTGGTCAACGCCGGCAAGACCACAGTCGTCCGCCTCGACGACCGGCTGCGGGTCACCGCCACGCCGGCGCTGTTCGCGGACCTCAAGGCGCTGCTCGGCCCGGGTTGCCTGCCCGTCGCCGGCTGACGCGCGCGAACCCGCCGAGAGGCTACGGGCTCTTCCTCGCATGACACGTCGTCCCGTCGGGCTGTTACTCGCTGTCGCCTTGGCCACCTGCTGGGTGCCCGACGCAGCCGCAGCCCGCGCCACGGGGGCGGTTGCCACTCCCGTGGTCGCGGTCATCGACAGCGGCCTGCGCGCCAGCCACCAGGAGTTCGACTACCGGGGGGCGCGCTCGGCGACCGACCAGGTCGTGGCGTGGTGGGACTTCACCGCCACCCGGGGGCCTGTCTCGTGCCGGGTTTGATGGAGACCATCAAGCCACGGAGGATGACGGATGGCGGCACCACGGAAGTACCCGGATGAGCTTCGGGAGAGAGCGATCCGGCTGACGCTGGACGCGCGCAAGGATCCGGCCTCGCGGCCGGGGGCGTGTGCGCGGATCGGTGAGCAGCTGTTGGTGAACCCGGAGACGCTGCGTGGCTGGGTCACGCAGGCCGAGATCAACGAGGGGCAGCGGCCGGGGACGACGACCTCGGACGCGGACAAGCTCGACAAGCTCGAGCGGGAGGTCAAGGAGCTGCGTCGGGCGAACGCGATCTTGCGTTCGGCGTCGGCTTTTTTCGCGGCGGAGCTCGACCGCCCGTCTCGCTGATCGTGGACTACATCGATCAGCACAAGCAGGAGCAGGGGGTCGAGCCGATCTGTGCCGCGTTGACTAGCGCGGAGCTCAAGATCGCCCCGAGCACCTACTACGCAGCGAAGAAGCGCATGCCGTCGGCACGCGCGATCCGCGACGAGGAGCTCAAGCCCGTGATCGCGAGGGTCCACGAGGAGAACTACGGCGTGTACGGGATCCGCAAGATGCACGCCGCGCTCGCGCGGGAGCCGGTGCTGGCCGACAGCCGGCCAGTCGCGCGCTGCACGGCCCAAAGGTTGATGGCCGAGCTCGGCCTACGGGGGATCTCGCGCGCGAAGGGCCCTCGCACGACGATCCCGGGCAGCGGCCCGGACACCCGCCCCGACCTGGTGGACCGCCAGTTCACTGCCGAGGGCCCCGATCAGCTGTGGGTCGCCGACATCACCTACTGCCGGACCTTCGCCGGCTGGGTCTACGCCGCGTTCATCCTCGACGTCTTCAGCCGCCGCGTCATCGGATGGCAGCTGTCGACCTCGCTACGCACCGACCTGGCCCTCGATGCCCTGAACATGGGCCTGTGGACCCGGCAGCGTGAGAACCATGACACCAGCGCGCTGGTCCATCACAGCGACAAGGGCGTGCAGTACCTCGCGATTCGCTACACCGAGCGACTCGCCGAGGCCGGGCTCGTCGCGTCAGTCGGAAGCACCGGCGACAGCTATGACAACGCCATGGCCGAAGCCTTCAACAGCCTGTTCAAGGCCGAGCTCGTCCGCAACCGCGGGCCCTGGAAGAACATCGACGACCTCGAGATCGCCGTTGCCGAATACATCGACTGGTTCAACCATCGACGCCTTCACGGCGAGATTGGGCTGCTCCCACCGGTCGAGTACGAGACCCTGCACCGCAAGTCCAGCCTCACCGAAGCAACCCGCTTCGCGTGAGTTCAGACCCTCCATCAAACCCGGTACTTGACAGGGGTCGTGCCGTTCTGCGGACACGGACCTCGCCTCCATGGCCGCTGTGTCTCGGCTGGGCTACCGTCGGTGCGTTGCGCAGCAGACCATCCGGGGGTAGGTCCAGGTGAGCGATCAGGTGTTGCCGCGGGCGGGTTCGGCGTACGTCGACCTTCCTTCGTCGCGTGACGCGGGCACCGCGGCGGCACGCGCTGCTCTCGACAGCGCGGGGCTGCAGACGGCGGATCTGGCGTTCTGCTTCCACCACGGACGTCATGACCCGGCCGAGGTCGTCGCTGGTGTGCGCGAGGCGCTGGGCCCGACAACGCGGATCGTCGGCGGCACCGCGATGGGCGTCATCACCAACGCGGATGTCAGCTACGAAGGGCATCAGGTGGGCGTCGCCGTGCTCGGTGGGCTCGACCCCGCCAGCGTCGTCTTCGCCTCCGCGTCCGGGTTGGCGGCGCGCTCCGAGTACGACGTCGGGCGAGACCTGGCTTCGGATCTGTCGGCCGCGTCCGACCTTGCGGCCCTCGACGTGCTCCTGCTCTACAGCTCGATCGCTCGCGGGCTGACGCATCCCGATGGGCTTGCTCTCAACTTCGGCACCCCTCTGCTCGCCGGGCTCCTGGAGGTCGCGGGTGCGCCGAGGTCGGTGTCCGGTGCCGGGCTCGTCGACTCGGGTCAGCCGACGTGGTCGCACGTGTACGTCGATGACGTCGCCGACCGGGACGCCGCTGTCGCGGTCGGCTTCCAGGGCAGTCTCCGGATGGACACGGTCGTCCTGCACGGCTGTCGACCCGCCGGCTCCTACCGAACGATCACCAAGACGGCCGGGCCGGTCGTGCTGGAGATCGACGGTCGTCCTGCCCTCGAGGTGGTCGATGAGCTGCTCGGCGGGGCGCTGCCTCGCGCGGAGTACCCGTTCAACGTGATCCTCGGCGTCAACCGGGGCGATCGCTTTGCGGACTTCGACGAGGAGCAGTACCAGACGCGGCTGTGCCTGGCCGTCGACGAGTCGAGTGGTGGTCTGGTCATGTTCGAGCCGGACCTGGAGGCAGGCTCGCTGGTGCAGCTGATGCGGGTCTCCACCGACTTCGCCTACGTCGAGGACCGCGTCGCCAGCGTCCTTGCTCAGGTCGGAGACCGGACCCCGCTGCTCGCGCTCTACCTCGACTGCGCCGGACGGTGCGTGATGGGTTCCGCGATGCCCGAGGAGGAAGGCCACGCCGTACGACGGGCTCTGGGTGACATCCCCCTGCTCGGTGCCTACACGGGCATCGAGATCGCTCCCGTCGTCGGGACGCCCCGACCGCTGGACTGGACCGGGGTGCTGTGCCTGATCAGCCGTTGACCGAGGCTGAGGCAGAGCTCCGTTACCTGCGCCGGCAGCTGGACGAGGTCGCTGCCGAGACGGTGAAGCTCACCCGTCGTGCGCAGTCCGCCGGCGGTGAGCTGGAAGTACGGCGGCGCGGGTTCTCGCTGCTGGCGAGCCTGGGTCAGTCGCTGGGTGCGCACACCAGCCTGGAGCCCGCGCTTGCCTCCGTGCTGCCGCTCGTCGAGGCGAAGCTGCACGTCCAGCGGACGGTCGCACTGCGGCGTTTCGGTGCGGTGTACGAGCCCTACTCCTGGACCGGCTTCCCGCCCAGTTCGCCACCGACCGGACCGGTCGAGCTCCCGGACTCGATCTTCGAGGCGGACGGGGTAGCTGTCGCTTCGGACGAGCAGGTGGCCGAGTGGGTCGCGGCGGCTCGCTTGAGCTTCGGGGTGCCCGAGTTCATCGCGGTTCCGGTGGTCGACGGTGAGTGCGTGCTGGTAGTCGGGCGGTTGGGGGCGCGCTCCGGTTTCTTCGCTTCGCTGAACGAGGTGGACCTCGACACCGTGCGCGCGGTCGCCGGCCTCGTCGGCGCGGCGGTCCAGAACGCGAAGATGGCGGCGTTGAACGAGGTGCGCCGGTTCCTGGCGCCGGCGGTGGTCGAGGAGCTCATGCAGGGCCATCTGACCCGTACCGAGGTCCACGAGCGCCGGGAGGTCACGATCCTGTCCGCCGACATGGTCGGCTTCACCGCATTGGCGGACCGGGTCTCACCGGCCGTCCTGGCGCGTGTCCTGGACTCCTACCTGCGTGACATGACCTCGGTGGCCTACGCGCACCAGGGGACAGTCGGAACATTCGCCGGTGACGGCATCCTCGTCATCTTCGGTGCCCCGACGGTGATGACCGCCGAGGAGCACGCCTGGAACGCCGCCCAGGCAGCCTTCGCGATGAGGTCGCAGATGCCACGTCTGGTCGAGGCGCTGAGCGCCGAGGTCGGCCCGCTTGAGCTGCAGGTGCGCATCGGCGTCAACACCGGGTCCTGCGCGGTCGGCGTCTTCGGCTCTGACACCCACCGCGTCTACACGGCGATCGGCATGCCTACGAACCTGGCCGCGCGCCTCGAGGGTGCCGCGGCACCTGGCGAGGTCCTCGTGTCGCCGCGGACGCTCGAGCTCCTGACCGGACGTGTGACCGGCACCTCGCGCGGTCCGCTGACGCTCAAGGGCATCTCCGCCCCCGTCGTCGCCTCTGCGATCGAGCCCACTGACGGCTGTCGAGTTCCCGACAGTCCGGCAGGAGACGACGGCCGGGAGTGGGAAGGTCACTAGCGTGCGCCGACTCGCTGTTCCGGTTCTGGTTCTTTCGCTGATGCCGGCTGCTCTTGGGCAGCCGGCCGGCGCTGCCAGCAGCAATGTCGTGCGGGTGTCGGGTGCGAGTCCGTACGCGGCCGACTGCTTCGACGTCGAGGACGGCGGGTTCGGGACCGGTTTCAGCGACGCGGAGACCGAGGTGACGCTCGCGGCTGACCCGCGTCGCCCGACGCATCTGGTCGCCGGGTGGATGCAGGACCTCTACAACGGCTACGTCACCGCGACCTCCGTCGACGGCGGTCGGACGTGGTCACGCCCGACCGTCGTACCCGGCGTCTCGGCCTGCTCGGGCGGCGACGCAGACCTGGGCTTGGATCCCTGGGTGTCCATCGGCGCCGACGGCACGGCCTACCTCTCGGGCTTCTCGCTCGACCTCCCCGACGCGACCGTGCCGGCTCCTGTGCGGTCCCGCCTTCAGGTCAGCACCTCTCAGGACCTCGGCCGGCAGTGGTCGCGGCCGCGTGTCATCACCGACGACCCAGTCGTTCTGAACGACAAGCCGGCGGTGACGGCAGACCCGAAGAAGGCGGGCCGCGCCTACCTGGTGTGGACGCGCGAGTCGACGGCCTTCGGGCCGCTGTCGACCGGGATCTCCTTCACGCGGACCGATGACGGCGGTGCGACCTGGAGCGAAGCCCGCACCGTGCTCGCGCCCAACCCGCCGACGCTTATCCCGCACGGCAGTGAGCTGCTCGTCCTGCCGGATGGCTCGCTTCTCGTGATCGCCACCATGCTTCCGGGGCTGGTGCCGGACACGGGCCGCTTCCTCCCGCACACCGTGCAGG contains:
- a CDS encoding FIST N-terminal domain-containing protein, whose amino-acid sequence is MSDQVLPRAGSAYVDLPSSRDAGTAAARAALDSAGLQTADLAFCFHHGRHDPAEVVAGVREALGPTTRIVGGTAMGVITNADVSYEGHQVGVAVLGGLDPASVVFASASGLAARSEYDVGRDLASDLSAASDLAALDVLLLYSSIARGLTHPDGLALNFGTPLLAGLLEVAGAPRSVSGAGLVDSGQPTWSHVYVDDVADRDAAVAVGFQGSLRMDTVVLHGCRPAGSYRTITKTAGPVVLEIDGRPALEVVDELLGGALPRAEYPFNVILGVNRGDRFADFDEEQYQTRLCLAVDESSGGLVMFEPDLEAGSLVQLMRVSTDFAYVEDRVASVLAQVGDRTPLLALYLDCAGRCVMGSAMPEEEGHAVRRALGDIPLLGAYTGIEIAPVVGTPRPLDWTGVLCLISR
- a CDS encoding adenylate/guanylate cyclase domain-containing protein, whose protein sequence is MTEAEAELRYLRRQLDEVAAETVKLTRRAQSAGGELEVRRRGFSLLASLGQSLGAHTSLEPALASVLPLVEAKLHVQRTVALRRFGAVYEPYSWTGFPPSSPPTGPVELPDSIFEADGVAVASDEQVAEWVAAARLSFGVPEFIAVPVVDGECVLVVGRLGARSGFFASLNEVDLDTVRAVAGLVGAAVQNAKMAALNEVRRFLAPAVVEELMQGHLTRTEVHERREVTILSADMVGFTALADRVSPAVLARVLDSYLRDMTSVAYAHQGTVGTFAGDGILVIFGAPTVMTAEEHAWNAAQAAFAMRSQMPRLVEALSAEVGPLELQVRIGVNTGSCAVGVFGSDTHRVYTAIGMPTNLAARLEGAAAPGEVLVSPRTLELLTGRVTGTSRGPLTLKGISAPVVASAIEPTDGCRVPDSPAGDDGREWEGH
- a CDS encoding sialidase family protein — encoded protein: MRRLAVPVLVLSLMPAALGQPAGAASSNVVRVSGASPYAADCFDVEDGGFGTGFSDAETEVTLAADPRRPTHLVAGWMQDLYNGYVTATSVDGGRTWSRPTVVPGVSACSGGDADLGLDPWVSIGADGTAYLSGFSLDLPDATVPAPVRSRLQVSTSQDLGRQWSRPRVITDDPVVLNDKPAVTADPKKAGRAYLVWTRESTAFGPLSTGISFTRTDDGGATWSEARTVLAPNPPTLIPHGSELLVLPDGSLLVIATMLPGLVPDTGRFLPHTVQAVRSTDGGQTWSAPVTVAEFTTADGSFHSGADPDSGDRLQAPSAFTGVDVAPDGTVYLVWRHALSEQQSELRLSRSADGGRTWSSPRAVTAPRTATFLPHLAVAGDGTVGLSYHDTRRDVAGDDAFTADVWLARSRDGGRTWQEEALIGPVDLRRAPMREIPQAGRFVGDYHGFVGLPQGFLAALALPAPIAQVGTTDVFAVQRSSSVTRRPAAPVDRPAGPAGLATGQLPATGIQESAAALGFANMLALAVVVRRRRQPSVRG